AAAACAGAGAAATCACCAATAAAAGTATTTTTTTCAATTCAGTAAGGTTTATAGTCAGTACGAGAAATAACGCTTAAAGATGGGTACATATTCTTAAAATCATATATTTCACTCGCTAAAGATGTAAAAAATCATGTATTTCAAAAACAAAAACTTTCCACAAGTTAATATATGAGTAATTAATAATATCGAAACGAGAAAACGGCATACATGGTTTAAGTAAATATCTTTTTAGCAGTGTGCTATTGCTCAAACTGGTTTTATTTTGGATTAAACTAACTTTTATAAATCTAAAAAAAACGCTTTAATTTTGATTTAGAACGGTTTGGTGCTTACTTTTGGTTGATTTTTTGAAGGGTCTAAAAAAGGACTTTTCAAAGGTTGATAAAATTTTACAAACCAAATTTTAAAACGGAAATATATGTCTTGGTTGACCAAAACATTAACAAGCTCGATTGGAAAGAAAGTGCTGATGGCCTTAACAGGTTTATTTTTATGTACTTTTTTGATCATTCACCTCATCGGAAACTTGCAATTGCTCAAGGATGATGGCGGTTATGCATTCAACACTTACGCAGTGTTTATGACTAGCAACCCATTGATCAAAACTACTTCATACCTTTTGTATGCAAGTATTCTTTTTCATGCATTTTGGGGGCTTTACATTACTTGGCAGAACAAAAAGGCTAGACCTGTGGGATATGCCAAGGTTAATCAGTCATCTACTTTGGCTAGTAGAAACATGGCTGTTTTGGGTACTATTGTTTTGGTTTACATTGCTGTTCATATGGCAGATTTTTGGGCTGAGTACAAATTCGGACATATGCCTTATGTGTCATACACGGAAAACTTGAATTCTGGTGCTATTGAGTCAACTCCAATGGAAGCTGGGTATGTACAAGAGTCAAAGATGGTTGAGTCTTATGATCAATCAAACTTGAGCAAAACCACGATAGTGAAAGATCTTTACACTGAGGTTGCTGAAGCATTTAAGAATCCGTTAATTTCAATTTTCTATGTGTTGGCTATGATAGCAATGGGATATCACCTTGCTCATGGATTTCAAAGTGGTTTTCAGACATTGGGAATTAACCATCCAAAATATTCGCCTTTTATTAAGAATGTTGGTATTTGGATTTT
This portion of the Spirosomataceae bacterium TFI 002 genome encodes:
- a CDS encoding succinate dehydrogenase / fumarate reductase cytochrome b subunit; this encodes MSWLTKTLTSSIGKKVLMALTGLFLCTFLIIHLIGNLQLLKDDGGYAFNTYAVFMTSNPLIKTTSYLLYASILFHAFWGLYITWQNKKARPVGYAKVNQSSTLASRNMAVLGTIVLVYIAVHMADFWAEYKFGHMPYVSYTENLNSGAIESTPMEAGYVQESKMVESYDQSNLSKTTIVKDLYTEVAEAFKNPLISIFYVLAMIAMGYHLAHGFQSGFQTLGINHPKYSPFIKNVGIWIFAILIPAGFAVLPLYFLIK